In Thermotoga sp. Ku-13t, one genomic interval encodes:
- a CDS encoding D-2-hydroxyacid dehydrogenase, which produces MIRVHVNDPLEKEAMEILKSKPQLEVTCEHLDKEKLLEVMPEIEVLIVRSATKVTADLIERAAKLRLICRAGVGLDNIDVEAAQKKGIKVLNTPGASAVSVAELTLGLMLSAARHIARGTMDLKNGLWTKKELEGVELFGKTLGIIGLGTIGKEVAKRALAFGMNVVAYDPYVKHFEGVKLTSLDELYVVSDFITLHVPLTSETRHLINAEAITKMKNGVIIVNASRGGVIDEAALYDALVSRKVYAAALDVFEVEPPTDELRKKLLQLPYVVATPHIGASTVEAQARVAKELLQKLFEELKI; this is translated from the coding sequence ATGATCAGGGTTCACGTGAACGATCCGCTGGAGAAAGAAGCGATGGAAATCCTCAAATCCAAACCACAGCTCGAGGTTACCTGCGAGCATCTCGACAAAGAGAAGCTTCTCGAAGTGATGCCGGAAATCGAGGTCCTTATCGTTAGAAGTGCCACGAAAGTCACAGCCGACCTGATCGAGAGAGCTGCCAAGCTCAGGTTGATCTGCAGAGCGGGTGTTGGACTGGACAACATAGACGTTGAAGCTGCACAGAAAAAGGGTATCAAAGTTCTGAACACACCGGGTGCCAGTGCAGTGTCAGTGGCTGAATTAACGCTCGGCCTGATGCTCTCAGCTGCCAGGCATATAGCTAGAGGAACGATGGATCTGAAGAATGGCCTGTGGACGAAAAAAGAACTCGAAGGAGTCGAACTGTTCGGCAAAACGCTGGGCATAATAGGACTCGGAACGATCGGAAAAGAAGTGGCAAAGAGAGCCCTTGCCTTTGGAATGAACGTCGTAGCCTACGATCCGTACGTGAAACATTTCGAAGGTGTGAAACTCACCAGCCTGGACGAACTGTACGTCGTTTCCGATTTCATCACTCTGCACGTCCCACTGACCAGTGAAACCAGACATTTGATAAACGCTGAAGCCATCACAAAAATGAAAAACGGTGTGATCATCGTGAACGCATCGCGTGGAGGGGTCATAGACGAAGCAGCGCTGTACGATGCACTCGTTTCAAGAAAGGTGTACGCAGCGGCTCTGGACGTCTTCGAGGTCGAACCTCCCACCGATGAACTCAGAAAGAAACTGCTGCAGCTTCCTTACGTTGTGGCAACTCCACACATAGGAGCTTCGACGGTGGAGGCACAGGCAAGAGTGGCAAAAGAACTGCTCCAGAAACTGTTCGAAGAGCTGAAAATATGA